A region of the Corticium candelabrum unplaced genomic scaffold, ooCorCand1.1 SCAFFOLD_54, whole genome shotgun sequence genome:
CTTTCTAGCCACTGGCGACTAACTAGTTGTGATTAGCCACCATCTGAAAATATAGTCGCTACTTAGAGGCCTGAAAGAGTTAAGAGGGTTACTGTAGATGTTCCCACTACTTGTAGCACATGTGTAAGGTAACACTGACTTTTTCATAATTGTATTCAACCACTCACTATCGATGTTGATCCAATCTACCTCttgatgtggattggattgaTTGTGATCAGATCACCTCAAAAGTGGATTAAGTGTGGACACAACATTTCACAATTCATTCTGACATCAATCCAGTTGCCAGCGTGGACTAGCCTTAATTAAATCCGATCAAAATACACTTGCAAATCAATATTTGAACTTACTGTCATAACCCCAACAAGACACTACAGCATATGCACTTCTTCACTCTTAATTTAACCATGCCAAACAAGGCCAAATTTGCTGACATAAAAGTCTACACATCAATGTCAATAGATGATACACCACTCACATGCATCCAATCCTAGACACTGAGATCTACCTAGAAGTATTCCAAGAAACTCACACCCACATAGCATATGCAGCCACACAGGAACTGAACAATATTTAGTCAATATCATATGATATGCTGATGCATTGCATGTGTATAAGATAATCATCTGAGAATAAAGTAACCAAGTTACCAGCCCTAACTCTATCAGAGTCCATGCACCTAATTTTTAAGCCAAAGCCAAACGCATAAAAAGACATGCTAATGGAGATGGAAGCCTGACTGCCACCACAGACACTGAATACACTTCTTACTTGACATCACAGTCATTGTGATCCTCTTCAATGCCTCCTATCCCCAAAACAACTTACAATCACGCATCCTTTCTGTTTCCAGTTGGAAAACGCTCACTTGTCTTGCTAGAGTTCCACCTCTTCTCCTAACCTTAGCTTCCTCACCAGTATTAGTGTCTGACGCCTCAATAGACGGCACCTATCATATTTATAACAAAGACAGCAGACCATCAGGCAACAATACATCAATCACCACATCATATTTCATCATCTCACAGTAGCAGCTTGCTTCTGTTTCTCCACCTCCATATCGTCAATGAAGTCTTTGACCATCTGATCAGGATCCAGAGACCCAGGACTCGGACTGCCTCTGATGCCGCGTCCTTTTAAGTCGTTCACAGCGCCGAAAAGTTTTTCAACGTGTTCTGCGTTTGTGATGCCCATTTGTGACAATGAATTAGCATCAATTCGTCTGACAAAAAAAGACAACACGCATTGGCAAGATTCAGCCTCGCCCTCCGCCTTCATTTCATTGTtacaacaatacacacaacGAATACGTGTGCTACTAACATGCATTTGGCGAGAGAATTGTAACCATTCTCAAGCAGCACAGGAAGGTAGTCCTCCAAATCACACTCCGACAGCCAGCCGGCGATTGCCGAAATTTTCTCAATCATCTCGTCATCTCTGTCTGCCATTTCGACGCGTATTCCTACACCGGACAAGACAGAAGACTGGTTAGAAAAAAGAAGTGGTTGCGGTTTACAAGCCGGAAGCACAACGATGCGAGACTCGCACAGCTGTCCATGTACAGAAGGATCTGGTGAGAGTGTAAACAGCCAGCAATAGCCAACACGAATAAACGAAACAAGCTAACGACCACTGAAACCGATAAAAAGACGACTGTCTATATTTCTAACAGTAATATCGCTAATTGGGCCCCCTAGACGGTAACAACAACGGTCGACCGCAACCTCAACGATGCCACCACGCAAGCAGAACTCACCTCAAAACAACCGTCAAAGATTGCTAACCTTGTCGAACCGAATTAAAGAGTGGGAGCTGCTCATAAAATGACCGAAAACCGCTGGGTGACGTCACAGTAGTTGATATTCGCAGATTCCTTGAGTGCGAAGTTGCGGTGCGGTGCCGTGGCAACGACGATGCCACTGCACCCACGCATCGTCGCAGCCGACGGGGTTGTCGCAATAGTGGAGATTCAGAAGAGCTACAGTGGAGATGACAGAGAAAACTACGAATGGAGGTGATTATCACAAGGTAATTCAATGAAAAACGAGAAGGGCGCGGTgtggcttgtgtgtgtgtgtgtgtgtgtgtgtgtgtgtgtgtgtgtgtgtgtgtgtgtgtgtgtgtgtgtgtgtgtgtgtgtgtgtgcgtgtaaaCACGCGAATTTTACAGTGTTTCTTTACATAATCGGTCTGCATGTTGTGAATAGTATGCTGGAGTTGCGTTCTGTAACGCCCGAAGGCGTGGTTCATCACGTGCATCTAGGGTTAGCATGAACCATTGATTCAGTCTTCTTCAACGTACTGTACTATAACCTTTACTCGCTAATTATGGCAGTTACTAACCTATTGTAAAGGACTTAGTTGTAAAGATGTAACAGCCTGTGTGGGGGATGTTAGTGCGGTTTACCCTTGTTTTGAATGCTAACAAGACATGCAGAACGAGAATAGaataattattttgattaTAGATTTTGTAGACATAAGTAATGCATGTAGAATTTCGTGTTTAGTCTACTGGTTTGAAgatgtgtattgtttgtgcaatgaagCGAGCTGCAAACAACTATCAATATGCATGGCTATCACTATCACAGCTCTAGGCATCCAATATCATTTTGCATTGACCCATGCAAATTAACGCCCAAGCGcgagcacacacgcacacacacacacacacacacacacacacacacacacacacacacacacacacacacacacacacacacacacacacacacacacacacacacacacacacacacacacacacacacacacacacacacacacacacacctatgaGACTAACTTTGCAATTGTAATATAGCAGACAGCTGATGTAAAGTCAATACTGAAAGCTCGTCCTCAGTCAGCAAGAGCAGTTCTCCAGACTGTAGCTTTCTCTCAAAAGCTTCGTGCACAAGTTTCCTCACTTGTTCCACCTAACACTAAAATCCGTCCAACTCCTAATCTTGGTGCTGAAGtgagaaaacagacaaacagtcatgTAATGCATCATGTACGAGAGCAGCGACACAACGCTGCTGTACTGAGAAAATCACTGGCTGGACTAGAAGAAGAAGTAAAGATCCTCAGCAGAGCAAAAAGTGCTGTTGAAGTATCCTTACAAAATACCAGGAAAAAGTTATTGACAAGTCATCGAGCATTGATAATGAGAGAGAGAATGCATCAACATATGGTAGTCCTTGTGTGCAGTTAACTGTATGTAATTCTCTAGTGTATTATATCAATTGTGAGTTTCTTGTAGCAACATGGTGCAGGTGTGATGACTTTGCGAAGAGAAAGTGCTGTCCTCTCAAGATCTAAACATGACCTTGAGGCTCAACATCAGTCAATAAAGCAGCAATTACAGCAACTAGATCGTATGAGAAGGACAGTGAAAGTGCAACTGGCATTACTATCTGATACCCTAGACATGTCAAATAATGCTTTCAAAATTTATCAAAGCAATTcacaacaagcaagcaaacatcaTCTTTATGAAACAGCATGCCATGCTCCGAGGGCTCCCAGACAACCAAACTGTTCTGTGAGTTTAACAACAACACCACATTCAAAAGTTCAAGGCAATTAAAATTGAATGATAGTTGTCTATATAGTGCTAGAGAAATTTGTGAATTTTCAGGTGTTATTCAAGAGGCTGATGCAATACAAGCTATTTCTCAGAGTATGACACAACACGTTCGACAGCTGTTGGTGCAGCAAGAAGATATACAGAAACAGGCACAAGACAAGGTCACACAGACACTACAACAGGAGGTAGAACAGTTCAAATCACAGAAGGTAAGAAACATTGCAATATTATCAATTCATATAGACCTTTGCCATGTATCTCATCATACTAGAGAAGCATGATGATGGAAAGAGGTGAAATGAGAGTAGCACACAATATGGCATTGAGACTGCAGAATCAACAAGAAGTGTCACTAGGGCTAACACTTGGGCCACATTGCTCCAAACATAGGTAATACATGGAATGTTCCAGTAGACCATCCATACACACAAAACGTTGATCTAcgtactacacacacacacacacaccacaccttTTTTCTTAATTTAGCATTTGAGTTACATAGCTTTTTTGGTTCATAAACAAAAGGCAATAACAGCTAGTCAACGACAAATGCTTGTAAGTAAACTGTCATACCAGTAAAGTGACTTTAATGACATACACTGaatcacatgcatgcataaactAAGTGAGAGATTAGTATAGACGGCAAACATGCACATGCTTGCATTCCTTTTTGTAGACTAGTTGCCCAACATGAAGATAGACCACTCACTAAACGTAAAGAGGGATCAACAGCAAATGAACACAAAGCTATCAAGCAATCTGCTGCTGAGATTGAGAAAGACCTAACTGCGACTCGCAGTTCTGCAGCAATTCTTGCATCAACCAGCCACAGCATGGCTTTTGGAAtacaagcaaaacaaacagaaatagaaCGTGAAATGGGAATTCTTCATTTGAGgaagaaagcaaacaacaagTAACAAATTTATTTGTATGAGTttcattttattaatttaactTGTTTAATTTTAGATGGGTTCTGTAAGTATACTTGATAAATTGCATTCAGAACTACATGCACTTCAGCTGACAATTAATCAGTTCACTTCAGAGAACAAATCGAATTGCGTAGATTTTGTGCAGTTTTTATGCTTTTAGATACATTATGTACTATGAGGCTTTATAGCATCTAGTAATCCTTTTCATAATAAAAACAGTCAAACACgttaacaaattaattaatattactgtacactgtacgtaccttaagcctagttcacaatacgacgctgacgttgacgttgacgctgacgatgacgctgcCTGGACGCTGGACGAACGCTGCGACGAACGTCGTCGACgttgacatgttcacaatacgacgctcacgccagcgtcatcgtcagcgtcatcgtcaacgtcagcgtcgtattgtgaaccgAGCTTTAGTCAATTTCTACGCTCTGTCGCTCCCATGACGACTAGATTACGGCTAGAGCCACGGGTTCAGCTACAGAACTGAAAACAAGACGACGTGCAACTGTCAATTTCTTTTTGTACATTCTgcagtagtctcgcgtagccagaccatctttGCCGGGATGGTCATTGAATATCCTTCAGCACGTGCGCACGTGAGTAGGTTCACGCCTACTAAATTCGATCTGTTTAGGTCACGTGTGTACGTAATACCTAGCCTAATGTACATACCTATTATTAGCTGATGGAAACTACCGTTTGGGACCCTAGAAATTGCTGCCATGCACAGTGTGCGTATGTTCAACGGGGTGCTGTCCGTGAGCATGTACTGTATGCTTCGACTTTAGAGATGCGTGGGAGTTGTTCCGTACATCCACCAGCTGCTATTCTATTAGCTAaagttgtttattgatgcatCGGAGTAGTTTATTAATGCAATCATTGAtggggggttcagggggttccaaccccctcttttccaataggagtggttcaataatttcatataatttcattagaaaaaagaaaattagtaatgctataaataattGCTACCAgatcaaccccctctttcaaaaattcctgaatCCGGGCCTGTAATCAATGTTGTTCCGAACAACCGCCAGCTGCTAGAGCTAACTAGATAGCTAATCCAGTGTAAAAATGGAAGTTGTTAGTTACCCGATGCCCAAGCTGCACGCGTCATTACCATCTTCAACCATACATTTCCATCCACAACACAGAGCAACACagattttttaaaaataaaaaacattttgagaaaatgatgggtatataggaatgggtatgtacttaattaatcactacctttttacctaaattaattaaaacgcagcagtcgtgtgcagacctgccaacctagccgaatcaaaatgcgtgagtttgcagaaaaaaatgcgggagaatgcgggagtctAACAATTTTTGACATGCCTAcaatatcattaatatcaataaattttattttgtaataagtgttaaataatatatagatagtacagtgtacacttAAACTaagcaaagtgcaacaaaatatacacagaacttgtacatACTACTGCCgttagtaaatatattaaagccTAAGCCAAATATAAGAACGAGGTATGTGCACATTCTTGctgctagttgggatgttctagattttattattttgtggCCTTCTTAcagtggcgtaactaggcatgaggcagccgaggtagttgcctcggtaaataaaatgggtgtggcgttgcaaaaattttgctacatgtatcagttagtagataacagaAAAGATCGGGCATTCTGCACGCGGTTACCGAACAgaagaagtcctctttcaccaCTGTTCTCGCACCTAGCTAGCTCACGTTCACGGCACGTGAAGCACTTGCCACACACGTGACTGAGAAGCTtagaggttaattaattaattaatataatctTGCCTTTTAATGGAAGTTACGCCCTTGTCTTAGATAACTCTAGACAACTCCTTGGTAGTCTAGGATAGctagcccctccccctttccaCTTCCGGACAGTTTGCctgaccgactcctccttctatgtcaGTATTGTGACCCGAAGACTCTGATTGTGACCAAGTATGTATGAAAGAGCCAGATGGAGAGGGCTgcacatagacattgatattCAGATCACATGATCAGtaactttattaattattaattaagggtAAGTGtatggttacacagaacaggcacgcccaccagtggtcagaatgcgggagaattgatgccaaatgcgggtaggcgggagaagggtcccaaatgcgggagagttggcagctctgagTGTGTGACActaacagtacagtactggattgtaatgtaggagatgagcatgactaTAAGTACATACctatccctacatacccatcattttctctgCATCAAAGTTCATGATGCCATAGATGGGCttgcagagttgccaactcacacgcaacttgcgtgagtctcacgcaagttCCTCCaggtcacacgctcacacgcaacttgcgtgagtctcacgcaagttCCTCCaggtcacacgctcacacgcaagaaacacagatctcacgcaactttTAGATTGCTGGAACTAGATCCAGCCAGATTAAGTTAAAGACATGTACCTAGAGTGAACTGGACTGTAGGTACACCGTAGATTACGTAAAAGTCTGTAGTGCCTGATAGTAACTAATACAAAATCTAACGAGACTGCCATAAAGTGATCGATGATTACGAATAACCAAACTCCCAAATGCATGCGCTTGCGATAATTTAGTCCGGAAATCGATGATACATAAAGTAGTCCCGTATATTACTGCGCGCGCAAGCAAATGCATGGAATATTACGCTACGCGATCTTGAGGAAGCGACTAACAGTGAACAGCCAGCAGGATGATGAATCTAGATACCCTAGGCAAGTCTAGTTCTGAAGCTGTCAAAGATATTCAGCTAATTCTACTAGTAGATAGTCCGCGCATTCAGTCCCTCCCCCTTCTCGACTTCCGGATCTGGAAGTCAAATTCATTGCACTCTGTACATATCCAGACTCAACGGGAGAGCTATGTAGTTTAGTGTTTGTAAAATTTAGGTATCTAGTTGTTTGTGGCCACGCCCATATGCATATATAagactttaattaagtactgATGAAAATCAAagatctcacgcattttcagtattcctgGTTGGCAACTCTGGGTTTGGCTACGCTTGACTACAGTAGTGtcgtctcgcgtagccagaccttaaccccgccCTCAACATTCCGCCTATATACAGAACCCAGAAATGTGACGCGGcggtaaggtctggctacgcgagacctCATGAGCAGTGGTCGACTGTGTTTGCAACTGTTCTCGACGTCAACTCTTCGAAGAATGGCACTCAAGGTGGTTTAAGTGTTTCGTAGCGCGTTTGAGCACACAGACTGATTTGTTGCTATACAGATTGGTGACAAACTTCCGTCTGTTGACCTTCATGAAGGCAATCCTGGAGTGAAAGTCAACATAGCAGATCTGTTCGCTGGAAAAAAGGGAATCATTTTTGGAGTTCCGGGAGCGTTCACTCCAGGATGTTCTAAGGTTTTTATTGTCCCATACCCGGTACTTGTTAGAGAACTACCCGTTGGTGGTGACTTACACGTGTTGCATGACGTCAGTCGGATATCGCTTGACGGGCCCCTAATTCCTCGGGTCTGTTCTTTACATTGCTCAACTCAGTCAGATTTACTTGTACTTACAAAGGAGAAAGCCCAATATACAAAATGTTTCTGCCCTTTGTGGTTGAACTGTGACAAAGGGCCCAAATGGTCCTAAGAGAGTTTGAGGCCTCAATTATTGATACtacaagatacaaaaacattataaatgtgttttagtaggaatggctacacaaaccAGCAAAATACGAACAAgcaagtgtggatggttcaaTACGGACAGATtatactgtaccaaattgagggtggtcagtgcactttcctgccattcaattttttattttttattttggttaaaaattgaaaagcaCATTgtgtatttcaatttttggaccaatttttatCCAAAAATTACGCCCCATCAACTAAACAAGAATTTTCTTCCCTAGCTAGAGAATCATATAGATGGTTACTGCATAGTTATTAACTGCTATTTAATCAGCAGTAGGTGATAGGTATTtgagctgtttgtctgtcaattgtcaccTTGAGTGTACACCTTGAAGGAGAAAGTGCTAATcatcaaattgctttatcacgtctaggtgctgtcactgaagactagatagaatatacttggccagaaagtgcagctgtcatttcaattttgaatttttgattttcttgtatgtagtaaatcaattttcaattttgcaatttgtaatttttggaTAAAAATTGATCCAAACTTTGAAATGCACGatgtacttttcaatttttaaccaaACTGAAGaattgaaaaattgaatggccGGAAAGTGCACTGACCCAGAGTGCCATGACTAATTAACTCACACTGTGTTACAATTTTCTACAATGGTGAGTTATCACCACACTGTCAATTCCTACAGTAttgaaccatccacacttgtttgtttgctttttgctgtttgtgtagccattcttactaaaatacatttggtgtataactggttatttctgcagtcttgaattactgcgatttgagaatttaaacaaaatttttaattgctGCGAATTAAATTGCTGCATTCCAACCAGGAAGGCAGCtactggtacacacatgtacatgtgtttgaaCAGTGCATGACTTCGAGAGAATGGAAGGATAGGCCTAAAAATatctgcaaattttatttgtgttcTCCGTGATTTTTTCGCAGAATTCGCAGAATTATCATGATTGCAGAAATAACTGGTTATACATTATAATGTTTTGTATCTTGTTCAACTTTGGCATGAACTATAGGTGCATACAGCTAAAAAGTGTCTCAGAATGAACCCAAACTACAAAGAATGGGCATTTTCATTATTGGCTGAGTGAAACTAGTGTGGTAGACATTGCTCATAGCACTTCCCAATATATGGTGCACTCGATACTCGACAAGGGGCGCTCTGCTATGCCGATAAATCTAATTACCTAAACCGTTAGATGTTACCGTAAGAAAGTCTAACTATTGGTACATCTTTTGAGAGCATATGAAGTGAACTTTCGTCAGTTGCATTCAGTTTTAAGTTTAGCGTCTTACACAATTTATAGTGCATTTAGCGTTCTTGCTAGAGATATTTTGGAGCGTGGCGGGATGGGCAGGTTCACGACGCATGCAGTCCTTGCTGTTTATGGTCGGACATGCGCCagtctcaagtgaggtagactttgtgttgtagctattgtgtgtaacagggctcgaaaaataggTCATGAGGTCGTCATTTGAcaagttaaattttacaactgacgacTAACGTTCTAGTCTAGGTCATCAAATGATGACTAGAGCAGACCAATGCTAGTTTGTAATAGCCGGCTTTCTCGGTATGCAGGCGGATAAATGTACTGTACTGGAGCACGCGCCACTTTGACGCTCACATTCTGACAGTTGTTGTACAATGACATATACGCATAGTATGGACTGCCAGCAGGGCGCCGTACGgtgacaaactgctcatatcctGGATAATGAAACTGGGCGTGCAAGAGCCATCTCAGGATTCCGACGTAGTAAAGGCATGAGTTTGTGACCAGGGagcagtggagacaatggtaaatcctgtaggttgaaataggtagatatgattttagtagcaagaaacggacaacttctgcaatgtgatatgtggaagtctggttAAAGCcctgccttgttttgacaaagagaggtggtatgcaTTTAATCACTATCACTGTTCTTCCTTGCCTCAGTGAAGATGTCTAGCTCTGTAAAATCTAGCACGTCGTATCCTTTGGCTCAGCGGTAATGTGTATGtcggttgcatgccattgtgggaatactgcgctgtatatgcttgcactgcactgaattcAAGAAGGTTGTACAAAATGGCGGCATACACTAAACatcatgattgatatcaacatgatgCCATAGACTAAAAATTTTGACGACCTAAAACTTTGGAAACTTGTCAAATGACAAGTGTTGGACcgatttttcgagccctggTGTAGATACGTTCAAGTTCCCTAGCAAGGTAATCAACTTTGGTCACCAGTAAGCCCTTATTAGCATTGCGCAAGTTTTATAGACgaactacagaaagtctgtctaaGCAGGTGTTAATTGACgtggaccactgttgttgctttgcatgaagccatgactagtctagagtagattctaggtgtacAAATTCCAGACAAGCGGTGTGCTTTCGAGGTCACTGGAAGGACATACGGAACTAGAATCAGATGCAGCGGATCcaggactgcaatcaacacttgtAGGGTTTGAAAAACCGGTCGCCAAGTTGCCAAATGGCGACCTCTGTCAACATACACGACGTGATAAATAGCTCAACAAAGCACTTTTGTTATTTGATTTTGTCATTTGCTGAAAGAAACCTACACATGCTTTACCTATAAtctacttgaaatacaaacttcttttagcttttctgtAGAATACGAAAACCACTATGACATCATTGACAGGActatttgtcatttctgtcaATAAGAAACTCAATAACTTGAACCATCAACTGAATAATGTCTAGAAAACTAAATCTTTTAAAAAACTATGAAGTTCTTTAGACTGTCCATAACATTTCTAAAAGTGTGACTTCCAGTTTGAAACGGTTATGGTTGAAATGTTGCAAAATGATGTTGATGGCACGAAATCTTTGATTGTCTTGTCGTTGTTCAAGCTCACAGAGCTGCCACATTGCTAAATCATGCAGCTGAGTCACCAATCTTTTGTTGGTTGAAATTGAGGGAAAGTCGGACAGCTGGTGTGAGTTTAGTGATGCCCCGAGGTCGGCAGCTCAGTTCGTGGCATTGCAGTAATGTTGAAGCCTTGAAAGAATGTTGTCTGGATGAATGTAACAGCCCCAAGACTGTCGGTGTTTCACATGAATTGGGAGGACTGTCTAACAAGACTAGTTGGTGGGAGCAATAAGCTGTATGGATATGGAAAGACCTGGTCGACTGAGAAAAACACGTGACAGAGATGATCCCTTTCTGGAGGTGACAGCAAAGAGAAATCGTTATTTGACATCGCACCAGAGAGCACAGGACAAGCTGTTTCCAGgtcttttgtttgtcgttGACTTGCAGAGAGAAAAATTCACATTTTTCGCCCTTGCAAGAAGCCACTATTGACAGCCAAACATCGACGTCTCCGGTCAATGATTTTGCAACAATGATGTCATTGTTTTGGATTGGCCTCCATGTTTGCCTGATGCCAACCCAATTGAGAACCATTGGCAAGACTTGAAGGTAGCAGCAAACGCTCATCACGCTTGCGATGAGACAACTGTGGGCGGTAGTGCAGACAACATGGCGTGAAATTTCTTTAGAGAGAGTGCGCACTCTAGTAGAGAGTGCGCACTCTAGTAGAGAGTGTGCCTCGACAAGTTGAATCAATCCGGAAAGCAAGAGGAGGAAACACGAATTATTAGAGAAAAGAGGTTATGTCAAAGCGGGTATAAGTGGTCGTGGTATCAGGTGATAGTTTAATCAAATTACAAAGGGGGAATTTCCTGAAATAGCTGTGGTTTTATGTAGCTTTCCATGCAATCATTTACGACATTTAAGTCTATTTTAGCATTTTTTGCagtatgtttaattaacaaatttgtATTTGCAATTTATTTGCACTGACTGTTTCTCTCTTTGCAGACTCATCTTCCTGGATATCTTTCAGACTATGATAAAATCAAGACTGCAGGAGTAGATTTAATTGCTTGTATTTCTGTCAATGATGCTTTTGTGATGGCTGCTTGGGGTGACGAACACAAAGTGTCTGGAAAGGTATGATGTTGTAGCAGCGAGCTAAAACTCTTactatattgatataaattcaAATACAGCACGGGGGGAACGCGtcttaagctggatttacaatatgggaacgcttgagcgttATGTTGCGTGCGTTgtgtcacgttgtcttgcatGGAAGTGGCACATATCGCATCACACGCGTCGAACCATTTGCAATACGATTCAGCGCGCCATAGACGTCGCCacctgaattattgaactgaccactcgcactttgattttctactagcagaactctgccggtacccccagcttgctcaaaacCAATTTCTACGCGTTCTCCcttgcacgcacgcacaggtctttgtacatcttgcagttgatcatccacaagcaaggacagctccatacacaatctatagaccgctcaacgtcgagtacagtgccgaaatcaataatcattgctcacgaaagccacacgtgcatgtatagttggctgtgattggtcgagatcaaggtgctacttccgatGCGACGTGAACAGCTTCcggttcgacgctcaaatagaacttggttctatttcgttgcgtccgtcgaacgtcgcgtcgcgttgACCACTTACAATTTGAAATTTGTACTATGCAActtgacgcgacgcgacgctcaagcgtttgcatattgtaaatccagcctAACACTAATCATGAGGTCCTAATCTAAGTAACATGTAGGTAACTTTTAGTGTCTGTTACACCACTCCCTCAAAACCGAGAGAAACCATAGTGGGACCTGGACGTGGGGACCTGACCGAGTGTGCTGTGGTCTAACGTCGGT
Encoded here:
- the LOC134197915 gene encoding uncharacterized protein LOC134197915, encoding MADRDDEMIEKISAIAGWLSECDLEDYLPVLLENGYNSLAKCIRIDANSLSQMGITNAEHVEKLFGAVNDLKGRGIRGSPSPGSLDPDQMVKDFIDDMEVEKQKQAATVPSIEASDTNTGEEAKVRRRGGTLARQEALKRITMTVMSSKKCIQCLWWQSGFHLH
- the LOC134197914 gene encoding tektin-like protein 1, which gives rise to MTEKTTNGGDYHKQTADVKSILKARPQSARAVLQTVAFSQKLRAQVSSLVPPNTKIRPTPNLGAEVRKQTNSHVMHHVREQRHNAAVLRKSLAGLEEEVKILSRAKSAVEVSLQNTRKKLLTSHRALIMRERMHQHMQHGAGVMTLRRESAVLSRSKHDLEAQHQSIKQQLQQLDRMRRTVKVQLALLSDTLDMSNNAFKIYQSNSQQASKHHLYETACHAPRAPRQPNCSVSLTTTPHSKVQGVIQEADAIQAISQSMTQHVRQLLVQQEDIQKQAQDKVTQTLQQEVEQFKSQKRSMMMERGEMRVAHNMALRLQNQQEVSLGLTLGPHCSKHRLVAQHEDRPLTKRKEGSTANEHKAIKQSAAEIEKDLTATRSSAAILASTSHSMAFGIQAKQTEIEREMGILHLRKKANNKWVL
- the LOC134197916 gene encoding peroxiredoxin-5, mitochondrial-like; translated protein: MSSGRLCLQLFSTSTLRRMALKIGDKLPSVDLHEGNPGVKVNIADLFAGKKGIIFGVPGAFTPGCSKTHLPGYLSDYDKIKTAGVDLIACISVNDAFVMAAWGDEHKVSGKIRMLADTTASFTKAIGMELDLTEALGNVRSKRYALIHSVGTIKPLFW